Below is a window of Anopheles merus strain MAF unplaced genomic scaffold, AmerM5.1 LNR4000451, whole genome shotgun sequence DNA.
TAATTTGACAGAAATACGATTTCTATTCTCGGTGGATATAAAGGTACGGCTTCTTTGCTGAAATACATATAACTTAACAATGGGtacaaaatcaaaagaaaacatatttcaaacaaaaacatgataccaacaaattcacaaaaaaatagtaaacaattATGTAATTGTTTACTATTTCTTGGAAAGTACAGCGGAAATCGCGCACAAAATATCTGAACGTATTTACAatgaaaacatcaaacacacaGGACATGGAGTAACACAAAtgaaccaacaaaaaacataataatctTTTTGCATTGTAAACGTAACCGATACCAAATATTAGTAacttaaaaattaattaaatcaagCCAAGGAGTTTAACACTTTCCGCAATACAAATCCGACTGAAATCAACACAAATTAGAACTAAATATTAAGTAACTAACATAAATATGTTTATCGGAATACACACAACACGTATTACGTTTAGCGATTTGAACGAATTAGTTGTCCCAAAATTAAGAGATTTAGAAAAGAAGcgtaaaataacaatattccTAGGCACAGCTTTTCTTAATACCTTTCTAACATAACACAGTGGCGTCTTTTGCGTAATCTTACACTGTCATAGTTTACGATTTAGTTTCATTTTGATTAAATTGAATTGCGTATGATGTTTCGCTCATATTTTCTTCCAATACCATTCGACCGTTTTCTGCTACCTTTCATATAGCTGTTTTGACTTAACTTTGTTCGGCTATCTCATACTGTGCAATGCAATACTTTTGCAAGATATCTATTACAGTACCGTTCATTCCGTGTTTTTATATCCTTGCTTCGAGTATTTTCAAACCTTTGTGTCATATTACTAGTTTTGTGTAATGATACAAGCGCGCGCGTGAGTGAAACTTTCCTGCATTCATCTTTCATCCGTCGTTTCGTGCAAACTAAACAAATTAATTGTGGGAAACTTGAGTCGATACTCCGACAGCTGGAGTACGTTCAGACATAGTAATACCACTTGAAGCACTAAAGCATAGCAAAGCGAGATCATCTATCATATTCTTAGATTGAGGGATTAAACGATGATCCGTTCTATGTTTTGATGatggatgatgacgatgatgatatcTAGATGAGTACTTCAGTTTCACCGTCGCGCAGTCTCTACTTTGGTATGAGACCGCGTGCTTTCGGGAACATATGGCCCGCTCCTGCACCGGTGCCTCCATGGCTGCTTGACGTAAGCGCCGACGTGGATACTTTCTTTACCGGTGCCGCAGAGTGCGCACCGAATGCAGGGGCCGCTGATTTACCACGGTTGTATACCGAGGACCGGGCTCGGCTAGTGCTACTACCACCAGCGGTCATTATACCGCTGCCAATATGGACACTTCCAGTCGAGCCATTCACACCTGACACGCTGCCAGTACTGCCGCCCATGATACCACTACTTCCGGCAGCACTACCTGTTGTAGCACTTGCTGCGTGTTCCTGTACGTTTCGCTTGGTGATCTGATCGAGACGCATCTTCATCATGCTCGCATAGTTTGACTGATCGGTGATGTCAATATCATCCTCGGTTTGCATTGCTTCTGCCAGAACCGCTTGCAATGAAGCCGACACTTTCGGATTCGAGTATTCGTAAGTTGTTCTGAGTGGCATGTCCAGCTCGTAGTCAAGTATGTTCTCTCCctacaaaatacaaaagttacaaaaaaaaatgttcatcTCTGGTTTTCATGACATTCCATAAGGATAGTTTTgtagcacgcacgcacacacacttacctTATAGCGGATTGCATCGCTAGACTTCGTTTTAATCATCTGCAGAGCATACTCACTCATCGGTCGTCTCCGACTCGGATCAGCGACTGGGCGTGTCAGCATTTGGTGGTTGTTCAGCATCATGCTTCCATTAAGGAACCATTCTTCGGCCTCGTCGTCGTACTTGGCCTGCGTGTATAATCGTGACTTCACCTCAGCCGGTACAAAGTTGTCAATGATTAGCAACAAACGTTTCAGCTCCTTGATCAGCTCATTTTGTGTCATTTCCAGCTCACGCCTATCCCGGTTATGCTCATCGCGAGTGTCCTGTAGCTCCTGCTTCAGTGCCATACATTTGGCATAGCACTTCTTTAGCTTACGCGTCTTTAGTTCTACCTCCTGCTGGAGCGAGGTAAACGTTTCGCGAATTTCCATCGTAGATTCTTCTTGCAGTTCCAATTGTTGCTGCATTTCGATTTCCCTCTTCTTTCGTTCCGCAATTTCAGACAGCTTTTTCTCCAACTCAAACTGCCGCTCGGTGTAAGTGTCCAAAATATTCTTGCCACCCTTGACTAGTTGTCCCTCTAGCTCTTGGAGCTTTGAGGCCAATGCTGCGGTTGCTTCGCGTTCCTTCATCAGCTCTTCTTTGGCTTTTGTGTCCAGCTCGTTGAAATCCTGCTCGTTCTCCTTCTCACagtcttcctcctcctcgacctcCGAGTCAGATTTCTCATCTGATTGCGTCAGGCTCGGTTCGCGCTTGACACGCGTCGCTTTCTTTTTAGCTTTCTTCTCCCTGTGTACCGTTCTTTCCCGCTTCTGCCTTTCGCTTATAAGCTTACGCAGCTCCGCTATCTCGTTCTGGTACTCGCGCAGCTTAGTATCCTGCGGGTCTTCGTTCTTCACCGGTTTGTTTTCGATCGTCTTGGCCCGATGAGCGTATCGTAGTGTGGTCAGCGTCTCGTTGTAATTGAACTCGGAGGGACCAATGTTCGCTATCATGATAGTCTTTGAATTGCCTCCTAGCGAATCCTGAAGCAAGCGCGTCAGCTTTGAGTCGCGGTACGGGACGTGGGGAGATTTTTCTGCCAGCGCCGAAATTACATTGCCCAGCGATGAGAGCGCCCGGTTGATTTTGCTTGCTTCCTTCAGCCGTTCCGCAGTTGCACCCGTCTTCGACTGCCGTTCACTGCCAGCCAGATCGATCAGATTCAGCTTGCCCACTTTGACTAGAGTCGACCCTGCTTCACACATTTCAATCTTAATCAGAAAAATCGCATGTGAACGGGAACTGTGCTCGTTCATGTTGGTGAACCCGACCGTACGGTTTTTGTTGCCCTGATGCATCACGTTCAGCATGTCCTCGACGCTTTTGCACAACACGGAGTGCAAGTTCGGGACCACGATACCGCCATCCCGCTCGCGCAGTTCCAGCGAGGAGGTTGAGTTCGGTTTTAACAGATCGCGCAATTCCTCCATGTAAATTTCCAAATACGAAACTGCCACCAGGAAGTTCATGTTCTGTGCGCGATTTATATGTGCCCATACCTGTTCGAACGCCCGTGGTATGATACCCTTTTGCTCGGGATCGTTTTTGATGCCTTCCATCGTGTGCGTTTTGCCCGTGCCAGTCT
It encodes the following:
- the LOC121602435 gene encoding kinesin-like protein Klp68D, which encodes MDRAIKTRSNLSNTKNECVQVVVRCRPLNNKELTGNFQKVVDVFPSRGVIEILNCNEASRENKKMFTYDAVYDCLSTQQTIYDEVVRPLVSSVMEGFNGCVFAYGQTGTGKTHTMEGIKNDPEQKGIIPRAFEQVWAHINRAQNMNFLVAVSYLEIYMEELRDLLKPNSTSSLELRERDGGIVVPNLHSVLCKSVEDMLNVMHQGNKNRTVGFTNMNEHSSRSHAIFLIKIEMCEAGSTLVKVGKLNLIDLAGSERQSKTGATAERLKEASKINRALSSLGNVISALAEKSPHVPYRDSKLTRLLQDSLGGNSKTIMIANIGPSEFNYNETLTTLRYAHRAKTIENKPVKNEDPQDTKLREYQNEIAELRKLISERQKRERTVHREKKAKKKATRVKREPSLTQSDEKSDSEVEEEEDCEKENEQDFNELDTKAKEELMKEREATAALASKLQELEGQLVKGGKNILDTYTERQFELEKKLSEIAERKKREIEMQQQLELQEESTMEIRETFTSLQQEVELKTRKLKKCYAKCMALKQELQDTRDEHNRDRRELEMTQNELIKELKRLLLIIDNFVPAEVKSRLYTQAKYDDEAEEWFLNGSMMLNNHQMLTRPVADPSRRRPMSEYALQMIKTKSSDAIRYKGENILDYELDMPLRTTYEYSNPKVSASLQAVLAEAMQTEDDIDITDQSNYASMMKMRLDQITKRNVQEHAASATTGSAAGSSGIMGGSTGSVSGVNGSTGSVHIGSGIMTAGGSSTSRARSSVYNRGKSAAPAFGAHSAAPVKKVSTSALTSSSHGGTGAGAGHMFPKARGLIPK